A stretch of Planococcus citri chromosome 5, ihPlaCitr1.1, whole genome shotgun sequence DNA encodes these proteins:
- the LOC135847648 gene encoding aminopeptidase N-like produces the protein MFSNTQPMTWLTTSEPMQLEERVLNTDWILFNVQHSGYYRVNYDTENWYLLIDQLQQDHRKIHVLNRAQLIDDAFALAYDEHLSYAIALKLADYLPKETEMIPWYAAIKAFNRLRLKLHDSPNYEFFQSYLRNLAKNSIKIFKFRMSLTDYHIERIVKPQFLMLACEMGIEDCIENSLNEYNSHKDNLVNVQPDLNDVVFCHALINSKDQQTVFINLWNEYTKSKIPFEKTQILTALSCASDEGVIRNILTKMTNPNNKEIQKQDRSYFLTPLATRMSGITAALRFAIGETETINRMEDGISFFKDLLRPMENNIRSQYQVEQLKNLENALNLLDENKYGEIISIIKHLQSTSASTINYNAQKLDRMQKESSQSEADTKVIPSKPVQPSDQPSNSGAAITIFNFKLQLVLVGVATYMLNNF, from the exons ATGTTTTCCAACACTCAACCAATGACTTGGCTGACCACCAGTGAGCCTATGCAATTAGAAGAACGTGTTCTGAACACGGATTGGATTTTGTTCAACGTTCAACACTCTG GATATTATAGAGTCAACTACGATACTGAGAACTGGTACCTTTTAATTGACCAACTGCAACAAGATCATAGGAAAATACACGTCTTGAATAGAGCTCAACTAATCGATGACGCGTTTGCTTTAGCTTACGATGAGCATTTGAGCTATGCGATAGCTCTAAAGTTGGCTGATTACTTACCAAAGGAAACAGAAATGATTCCTTGGTACGCAGCCATCAAGGCATTCAATAGACTTCGGTTGAAATTGCACGATTCTCCTAACTacgaatttttccaa AGCTACTTGCgcaatttagccaaaaattctatcaaaatattcaagttcCGTATGTCATTGACAGACTATCATATCGAGAGAATAGTAAAACCTCAATTCTTGATGCTGGCTTGCGAAATGGGCATCGAAGATTGCATTGAAAACTCACTCAACGAGTACAACTCTCATAAAGACAACCTCGTCAA CGTCCAACCTGATTTAAATGATGTGGTGTTTTGTCACGCTTTAATCAATTCGAAAGATCAACAAACAGTGTTCATTAACTTATGGAACGAGTACACAAAGAGTAAAATTCCTTTTGAAAAAACCCAAATCCTCACTGCACTCAGTTGTGCCTCAGATGAAGGTGTTATCAGAAA CATATTAACGAAGATGACCAACCCAAACaataaagaaattcaaaaacaggACAGATCCTATTTCTTGACTCCGTTGGCTACAAGAATGTCTGGCATCACAGCAGCCTTAAGATTTGCAATAGGAGAAACCGAGACGATAAA CCGAATGGAGGATGGAATTTCATTCTTCAAAGACCTTCTGCGACCGATGGAAAACAACATCAGAAGCCAATATCAAGTAGAACAG ttgaaaaacttggaaaacgCGTTAAATTTGCTCGATGAAAATAAATACGGCGAGATCATTTCCATAATCAAACATCTTCAGTCTACTTCCGCAAGTACGATCAATTACAACGCTCAGAAGCTAGATAGAATGCAGAAAGAATCTTCACAGTCGGAGGCAGATACGAAAGTAATTCCATCAAAACCTGTTCAACCATCTGATCAGCCATCAAATTCCGGAGCTGCGattaccattttcaattttaaattgcaaTTGGTTCTTGTTGGTGTTGCGACTtatatgttgaataatttttaa
- the LOC135847645 gene encoding aminopeptidase N-like produces the protein MSNHGLVFFVFLSISSLSRGFVSIPPLNNTQTGVSPNNSNVTTEKNHTALEKIYREIYRLTDEVSPISYELRFVPDFKNWTFFGKVDISIRVKFTTNKIILNSRNLTLQSVKVFKIDTSKILVNTSHKLDEFNDLLIIETWQSLPFGTDYIVVIEFQGVIGDNLQGFYRSSYSIGSEERWIVVTHFEPNYARQAFPCFDEPRFRTPFTIYLARFPEQFAVSNMPWENRLPSDSMSGGDRLWEKFQKSPAMPTYLVSFMVSDFSYITETEGRIRIIARKNILKKGAYALKQSTKALKTLEDYIGISYKLPKLDLVAVPDFSSGGMENWGMVTFREQTLLTDESTSSAQHRQDITQTITHELAHLWFGDLVTPVWYSYLWLKEGFATYFGAFATATFEPTWNLDHLFVIEKVQVSLLHETFAVRSMTSMIKKAYQIEGVYDIISYNKAASVIRMFEHMVSPNTFRNVLHNFISDGEKVHEGVVIEKNLLDAFDIESQRYTSNILPRLSVVQIIKSWTENIGYPLIYVNRSYDDGKMKITQSPYKPINISSPIKFQNWIVPLTFTTKSKLQFYDTRPAYWSLVEGPVRIEENTSSTDWVLFNLQHVGYYRVNYDMKNWDLLIEQLKQDHQKIHVLNRAQLISDAYALAYDKYLSYRVPIKLTEYLVNETDMIPWYAVIQQLNFLPLRSRLDPGDSSDRFFTNYLRDLFKKSYQTIGFEIQSNDSHVTKIVKPQFLTWACSLNIEDCVQKSLDHYERHKANLTKIQPDLKPVVYCFALRNSTDQEMVFHNLWATFLKYDDSFEKHHILAAFACATDTAVIKKILSKMMDPKNKEIRKQDWYAFYSSAAIHLSSGTAILEFVDEKIDKIPYLNQEGVTFLENLLRRVVYTDDRLQQLKQLEIKFGSLDQNKYGNITEIMKKIQTNMPNIIERNLKKLERIHTEVFQLNESSSTTTTSETKQSPSSGATISISIFVSLLCSVLSVLRYSLLFLDL, from the exons ATGTCGAATCATGGACTagtatttttcgtatttttaagcATATCCTCACTATCGAGAGGATTCGTCTCTATACCTCCATTAAATAATACTCAAACCGGAGTTAGTCCGAATAATTCAAACGTAACcacggaaaaaaatcacactgcTCTGGAGAAAATCTACCGTGAGATTTACAGATTGACTGACGAAGTATCACCTATCTCTTACGAGCTGAGATTTGTGCCCGATTTTAAGAACTGGACTTTCTTCGGTAAAGTAGATATCTCGATTCGAGTGAAATTTACTACCAATAAGATCATTCTTAATAGCAGAAATCTGACTCTACAAAGCGTAAAGGTTTTCAAAATCGATACGTCGAAGATACTCGTCAACACTAGTCACAAATTGGACGAATTTAATGATTTACTGATCATTGAGACTTGGCAGTCCTTGCCTTTCGGTACGGATTATATCGTTGTGATCGAATTTCAAGGTGTGATTGGGGATAATTTGCAAGGATTTTATCGCAGTTCTTATTCTATTGGGTCTGAAGAAAG aTGGATAGTAGTGACCCATTTCGAGCCAAATTATGCCCGTCAAGCATTTCCTTGCTTCGACGAACCTCGTTTCAGAACTCCATTCACAATTTACTTGGCTCGGTTTCCAGAACAATTCGCTGTAAGCAATATGCCCTGGGAAAATCGTCTGCCTTCTGA CTCTATGAGCGGTGGAGATCGTCTatgggaaaaattccaaaaatctccAGCTATGCCAACCTACTTGGTATCGTTCATGGTATCAGATTTCTCCTACATTACCGAAACCGAAGGCAGAATTCGAATAATCGCGAGAAAGAATATACTCAAAAAAGGAGCGTACGCTTTGAAGCAAAGCACCAAAGCACTCAAGACACTCGAAGATTACATCGGTATTTCGTACAAGTTACCAAAACTGGACCTCGTAGCTGTGCCAGATTTCTCCAGTGGAGGTATGGAAAATTGGGGTATGGTCACTttcag GGAACAAACTCTGCTGACAGATGAGTCAACGAGCAGTGCTCAACATAGACAAGATATTACTCAAACCATTACTCACGAATTGGCTCATCTATGGTTTGGAGACTTGGTCACACCAGTATGGTATAGTTACTTATGGCTCAAAGAGGGATTTGCTACATACTTCGGAGCATTTGCAACAGCTACG TTCGAACCAACGTGGAACCTCGATCATCTATTCGTAATAGAAAAGGTGCAAGTATCCTTATTGCATGAGACGTTCGCCGTAAGGTCAATGACATCGATGATTAAAAAAGCTTACCAAATTGAAGGCGTATACGACATCATCAGTTACAATAAAG ctgCCTCTGTAATTAGAATGTTTGAGCATATGGTATCGCCCAACACGTTCAGAAATGTGCTCCATAACTTCATCAGCGACGG AGAAAAAGTCCACGAAGGTGTTGTAATCGAGAAAAATCTATTGGACGCGTTCGATATCGAATCACAACGTTATACTTCCAATATATTGCCTCGTTTGTCTGTCGTCCAAATAATTAAAAGCTGGACGGAAAATATTGGATATCCTTTGATTTATGTGAATCGTAGTTACGACgatgggaaaatgaaaattactcag TCGCCTTATAAACCCATCAATATTTCTTCaccgataaaatttcaaaactggatAGTTCCTTTGACGTTCACTACGAAATCCAAACTGCAATTCTATGACACTAGACCAGCCTACTGGTCTTTGGTCGAAGGACCGGTACGAATAGAAGAAAATACTTCCAGTACGGATTgggttttattcaatttacaaCACGTTG GATATTATCGAGTGAACTACGATATGAAAAATTGGGATCTTCTGATCGAACAACTGAAGCAAGATCATCAAAAGATACACGTCTTGAATAGAGCCCAATTGATCAGCGACGCATATGCTTTGGCTTACGATAAATATTTGAGCTACCGAGTGCCCATAAAATTAACAGAATATTTAGTCAACGAGACTGATATGATTCCTTGGTATGCAGTTATTCAACAGTTGAACTTCTTACCATTGCGAAGCAGATTGGATCCTGGAGATAGTAGCGATCGATTTTTTACA aattatctacgcgatttgtttaaaaaatcgtaCCAAACGATCGGATTCGAAATCCAATCAAACGATAGCCACGTGACAAAAATAGTAAAACCTCAGTTTCTAACGTGGGCTTGTAGCTTGAACATTGAAGACTGCGTTCAAAAATCACTCGACCATTACGAGAGACATAAAGCCAACCTCACCAA AATCCAGCCAGATTTGAAACCAGTGGTGTATTGTTTCGCTCTGAGGAACTCCACAGATCAAGAAATGGTTTTCCATAATTTATGGGCCACGTTTTTGAAATACGACGATTCTTTCGAAAAACACCATATTCTTGCAGCTTTCGCTTGCGCCACGGATACAGCAGTtattaaaaa AATACTGTCGAAAATGATGGatccaaaaaacaaagaaattcgaaaacaaGACTGGTACGCTTTCTATAGTTCGGCAGCGATACATTTATCATCAGGAACAGCGATTCTTGAATTTGTCgatgaaaaaatcgataaaatacc CTATCTCAACCAAGAAGGAgtcacatttttagaaaatctgctCAGAAGGGTAGTATACACCGATGATCGTTTACAACAG CTAAAACAATTAGAAATCAAATTCGGCTCGCTGGATCAAAACAAATATGGAAATATTACggagataatgaaaaaaatacaaaccaaTATGCCCAACATCATCgagcgaaatttgaaaaagctcgaaCGTATACATACAGAGGTATTCCAGTTGAATGAatcgtcgtcgacgacgaccACGTCAGAAACTAAACAATCGCCGAGTTCTGGAGCTACGATTTCTATTTCGATATTTGTATCACTTCTGTGTTCTGTTTTATCAGTGTTGAGATATTCCTTATTATTTTTAGATTTGTAA
- the LOC135847646 gene encoding aminopeptidase N-like, translated as MPHLGFVIFAFSSILSLTNGFSTPPSTRIINNCQNGPSSNSNLRNEKGQPAENSLEHEIYRLTDELSPTSYELRLVPDLKTFTFGGKVEISIRVKFTTNKIILHSRNLTVQSVRVFKIDTSRILVNTSYNLDEFNDLLIIETSQCLPFSTDYIIVIEFQGVLGDNFKGFYRSSYTIGSAEKWIAVTQLETNYARRAFPCFDEPRFKTPFTIYLACSPDQFAVSNMPMESRLPSDSMSGADRLWVKFQKSPAMPTYSVSYMVSDFSYITETGGNNIRLIARNNTLQKGIYALKQAIKALKQLEGYIGISYKLPKLDLVAVPDFSKGGSENWGDQNWGTGSWGMITFRERSLLMDESRSSARHRQEITETITRELAHQWFGNSITPAWYSYLWLKEGIARYLGAYITAALEPNWNLDHLFVVENVLVALKRDRFALRPLTTTIQKNFEIGMIQDTITYNKAASILRMFEHMLSPNTFRNALHRFLSEGEKIHRGVVIEKNLLDAFDIESQRFPVNVPPRLSITEIMKGWTENNGYPLISVNRSYDDGKINITQSPHTVRKFPSPIKNQNWIIPLTYTTKSKLKFDDTRPTLWSLADGPIRLSENISNTDWVLFNLQHVGHYRVNYDRTNWNLLIDQLKQDHRKIHVLNRAQLISDAYSLAQEKHLTYQVAIKLTEYLVNETDMIPWYAAIQQFNHYPLRDRLKTGNSSDRFLTNYLHNLFKQSFNKIGFEIKPNDSHVTKIVKPKFLEWACKLDVEDCIRKSLEEYEKNKADLTKVQADLKPVVYCYALRNSTDQRAVYKNLWTMYTNYDDPFEKHKILAAVLCATDTEVIKQTLSKIIDPKNKEIRKQDQMRFIDAFAWHGPAGTAVYEFMLEKLDNTTQLDSDDVEFLILLLRYTSDDNTERIQLKKDLGVKFSSLDQNKYGDLTTVIKQLLGNGINMMERNSRILERIQKEALQLNE; from the exons ATGCCACATCTTGGATTCGtaattttcgcattttcaaGCATACTTTCGCTAACCAACGGATTCTCTACACCGCCGTCTACTCGTATAATAAATAATTGCCAAAATGGACCTAGCTCGAATTCAAACCTAAGAAACGAAAAAGGACAACCTGCTGAGAATTCATTGGAACATGAAATCTACAGATTAACCGATGAATTATCACCAACCTCTTACGAGCTGAGATTGGTGCCTGATTTGAAGACCTTCACTTTCGGCGGTAAAGTAGAAATCTCGATTCGAGTGAAATTTACCACCAATAAGATCATTCTTCATAGCAGAAATCTCACTGTACAAAGTGTGAGAGTGTTCAAAATTGATACATCGAGGATACTCGTGAACACCAGTTACAATTTAGATGAATTCAACGATCTGCTGATCATTGAGACTTCGCAGTGTTTGCCTTTCAGCACAGATTACATCATTGTGATCGAATTTCAAGGTGTGCTGGGCGATAATTTTAAAGGATTTTATCGCAGTTCATACACCATCGGGTCTGCAGAAAA ATGGATAGCAGTAACTCAGTTGGAAACAAATTATGCACGTCGAGCATTTCCTTGCTTCGACGAACCTCGTTTCAAAACACCATTCACAATTTACTTAGCATGTTCTCCAGATCAATTCGCTGTGAGCAATATGCCCATGGAAAGTCGGCTACCTTCTGA CTCGATGAGTGGCGCAGACCGTCTATgggtgaaattccaaaaatctccAGCTATGCCTACATACTCGGTATCGTACATGGTATCGGATTTCTCCTACATCACCGAAACAGGAGGCAATAATATACGCTTGATCGCGAGAAACAATACCCTTCAGAAAGGCATCTACGCTTTAAAACAAGCCATCAAAGCACTCAAACAACTCGAAGGATACATCGGTATTTCGTACAAGTTGCCAAAACTGGATCTCGTAGCTGTTCCAGATTTCTCCAAGGGTGGATCTGAAAACTGGGGTGATCAGAATTGGGGTACAGGAAGCTGGGGCATGATCACTTTCAG AGAACGTAGCTTGCTCATGGATGAATCAAGGAGCAGTGCTAGACACAGACAAGAGATTACTGAAACCATCACTCGAGAACTCGCTCATCAGTGGTTCGGAAACTCGATTACACCGGCATGGTACAGTTACTTGTGGCTCAAAGAGGGAATCGCTCGTTACCTCGGAGCATATATAACAGCAGCG CTCGAACCAAATTGGAACCTCGATCATTTATTTGTGGTAGAAAACGTGCTTGTGGCTTTAAAGCGAGACAGGTTCGCTTTAAGACCTTTGACGACCACgattcagaaaaatttcgaaattgggATGATACAAGATACCATAACTTACAACAAAG ctGCCTCCATACTCAGAATGTTCGAACACATGTTATCACCCAACACGTTCAGAAATGCACTCCATCGTTTCCTCAGCGAAGG agaaaaaattcatcgaggTGTCGTAATCGAGAAAAACCTTTTGGACGCATTCGATATCGAATCACAACGGTTTCCGGTCAATGTACCACCTCGTTTGTCGATTACTGAAATAATGAAAGGTTGGACTGAAAACAATGGATATCCTTTGATCTCTGTCAATCGTAGTTACgacgatggaaaaattaatatcactCAG TCACCTCATACTGTCAGGAAATTTCCTTCACCTATAAAGAACCAAAATTGGATAATACCTTTGACCTATACGACGAAATCTAAACTTAAATTTGACGACACTAGACCTACCTTATGGTCTTTGGCTGATGGTCCGATACGATtatcagaaaatatttcaaataccgACTGGGTTTTGTTCAATTTACAACACGTTG GACATTATAGAGTAAACTACGACCGGACGAATTGGAacctgttgattgatcaattaAAGCAAGATCATCGAAAAATACACGTCTTGAATAGAGCTCAATTGATCAGCGACGCGTATTCTTTAGCTCAAGAAAAACACTTGACTTACCAAGTGGCCATAAAATTAACAGAATATTTAGTCAATGAGACTGATATGATACCTTGGTATGCGGCTATTCAACAATTCAACCACTATCCATTGCGAGACAGATTAAAAACGGGAAACAGTAGCGATAGATTTTTGACG AATTACCTTCACAATTTGTTCAAACAATCATTCAACAAGATCGGATTCGAAATCAAGCCCAACGATAGCCACGTTACGAAAATCGTTAAACCAAAATTCTTAGAATGGGCTTGCAAGCTAGACGTAGAAGACTGCATAAGAAAATCACTCGAAGAGTACGAGAAAAATAAGGCTGACCTCACCAA aGTCCAAGCtgatttaaaaccagtggtgtATTGCTACGCTTTGCGTAACTCTACCGATCAACGAGcagtttacaaaaatttatggaCTATGTATACAAATTACGATGATCCTTtcgaaaaacataaaattctcGCCGCTGTGCTTTGCGCCACAGATACAGAAGTTATCAAAca GACACtatcaaaaataatcgatcCGAAAAACAAAGAAATCCGAAAACAAGACCAGATGCGTTTCATAGATGCATTCGCGTGGCACGGTCCAGCAGGAACTGCAGTGTATGAATTTATGCTCGAAAAATTGGATAACACAAC GCAACTTGACAGCGATgacgttgaatttttaatactaTTGCTCAGATATACATCAGACGACAACACTGAGCGTATACAActg AAGAAAGATTTGGGCGTTAAATTTAGCTCGCTGGATCAAAATAAATATGGTGATCTTACTACGGTAATTAAACAACTGCTAGGAAACGGTATAAACATGATGGAGCGCAATTCGAGAATACTTGAACGCATTCAGAAAGAAGCATTGCAATTGAATGAATAG